A stretch of the Capsicum annuum cultivar UCD-10X-F1 chromosome 8, UCD10Xv1.1, whole genome shotgun sequence genome encodes the following:
- the LOC107839039 gene encoding floral homeotic protein FBP1 isoform X1 translates to MGRGKIEIKRIENSSNRQVTYSKRRNGILKKAKEISVLCDVRVSVIIFATSGKMHEFSSTSLVDILDQYHKLTGRRLWDAKHENLDNEINRVKKDNDNMQIELRHLKGEDISSLNYRELMILEDGLENGLTSIRDKQNEFMRMMRKKIVQTQGMEEEQEQLNCQLRQLEIASMNRNMGEIGEVFEQTRGNHEYQMPFAFRVQPMQPNLQERF, encoded by the exons atgggGAGAGGAAAGATAGAGATAAAGAGAATAGAGAACTCAAGCAATAGGCAAGTAACTTACTCAAAGAGAAGAAATGGGATCTTGAAAAAAGCTAAGGAAATTAGTGTACTTTGTGATGTTCGTGTTTCTGTTATCATTTTTGCTACTTCTGGAAAGATGCATGAGTTCTCTTCTACTTC GTTGGTTGATATTTTGGATCAATATCACAAGCTTACTGGGAGAAGATTGTGGGATGCTAAGCATGAG AACTTGGACAATGAAATCAACAGAGTCAAGAAAGACAATGACAACATGCAAATAGAGCTCAg GCACCTAAAGGGTGAAGACATATCGTCATTGAACTATAGAGAGCTGATGATATTGGAAGATGGTCTTGAAAATGGACTCACTAGTATCCGTGACAAACAG AATGAGTTTATGAGGATGATGAGGAAAAAG ATTGTTCAGACTCAAGGTATGGAGGAGGAGCAAGAACAACTTAATTGCCAACTG AGGCAACTGGAGATAGCAAGCATGAATAGGAACATGGGAGAAATAGGGGAAGTGTTTGAGCAGACAAGGGGGAATCATGAATACCAAATGCCTTTTGCCTTTCGAGTGCAGCCAATGCAGCCCAATTTGCAGGAGAGGTTCTAA
- the LOC107839039 gene encoding floral homeotic protein FBP1 isoform X2, with product MGRGKIEIKRIENSSNRQVTYSKRRNGILKKAKEISVLCDVRVSVIIFATSGKMHEFSSTSLVDILDQYHKLTGRRLWDAKHENLDNEINRVKKDNDNMQIELRHLKGEDISSLNYRELMILEDGLENGLTSIRDKQNEFMRMMRKKTQGMEEEQEQLNCQLRQLEIASMNRNMGEIGEVFEQTRGNHEYQMPFAFRVQPMQPNLQERF from the exons atgggGAGAGGAAAGATAGAGATAAAGAGAATAGAGAACTCAAGCAATAGGCAAGTAACTTACTCAAAGAGAAGAAATGGGATCTTGAAAAAAGCTAAGGAAATTAGTGTACTTTGTGATGTTCGTGTTTCTGTTATCATTTTTGCTACTTCTGGAAAGATGCATGAGTTCTCTTCTACTTC GTTGGTTGATATTTTGGATCAATATCACAAGCTTACTGGGAGAAGATTGTGGGATGCTAAGCATGAG AACTTGGACAATGAAATCAACAGAGTCAAGAAAGACAATGACAACATGCAAATAGAGCTCAg GCACCTAAAGGGTGAAGACATATCGTCATTGAACTATAGAGAGCTGATGATATTGGAAGATGGTCTTGAAAATGGACTCACTAGTATCCGTGACAAACAG AATGAGTTTATGAGGATGATGAGGAAAAAG ACTCAAGGTATGGAGGAGGAGCAAGAACAACTTAATTGCCAACTG AGGCAACTGGAGATAGCAAGCATGAATAGGAACATGGGAGAAATAGGGGAAGTGTTTGAGCAGACAAGGGGGAATCATGAATACCAAATGCCTTTTGCCTTTCGAGTGCAGCCAATGCAGCCCAATTTGCAGGAGAGGTTCTAA
- the LOC107879161 gene encoding neurofilament medium polypeptide-like, with the protein MKKKKNNERQHERVHVHESKRNKEGGKKSKMDELAAVVAEKEKEEEKKDGEEDKIQEEGGKVATAVEEEEAAADEQGGAEKRKTVEEKADKEEVEQEAAGERKEEAEEETTADAEEETAAAGEVRKEGMEEKKTEEAAADVHAEKEGEEGENEEAAAIVEKKEVKAAQTDVVMDIVDEINCNTCADEELRERDI; encoded by the exons atgaagaaaaagaaaaataatgagcgACAACATGAAcgag TGCATGTGCATGAAtcgaagagaaataaagaaggaggaaaaaagagcaaaatggatgagttggccgCTGTTGTGgcagaaaaggaaaaagaagaagaaaagaaagatggtGAAGAAGATAAGATCCAAGAAGAAGGTGGAAAAGTAGCAACAgcagtagaagaagaagaagcggcagcagatgaacaaggaggcgcagaaaaaagaaaaactgttgaagaaaaagctgacaaagaagaagttgagcaagaAGCAGCAGGTGAACGAAAAGAAGAAGCCGAGGAAGAAACAACTGCTGATGCTGAGGAAGAAACAGCTGCTGCAggtgaagtaagaaaagaaggtATGGAAGAAAAGAAAACTGAAGAAGCAGCAGCTGATGTACAtgctgaaaaagaaggagaagaaggtgagaatgaagaagcagctgcaattgttgagaaaaaagaagttaAAGCTGCCCAAACagatgtggtcatggacattgttgatgaaatcaactgTAACACTTGTGCTGATGAGGAACTTagggaaagagacatttaa